The following is a genomic window from Zerene cesonia ecotype Mississippi chromosome 25, Zerene_cesonia_1.1, whole genome shotgun sequence.
TGGATCCATTTTTAATTAGTGATGACTGTTAATGGTGGTAACTCACAAAGAGTGACCCACAtggtaataatgtttaaaaaaaatcagtcaGATTTCTGTGAAAATAAGCATGTAAAATGaacttaatttctttttacatatgaatgttttataaattattgttgtgGTCATTAATTAATCTCTTTctgttaaattgtaattaattaaactaaattaatataaaatatgaaaaaaaatacctaaattCTATCAATCTATccttataaaatcaaattttttgtccctcacaataatattattaattgagatcagaataaagaaaataaatgtggtaattgaattaataatctaGGAAGAATGatgaaagtattaaaaaatatatttcttctcTGAGTACCATTAAAGTGTCTTATAACAAGGTCACCCAAGTATGATTTTTAGTATAACTaggtaataacataaataaatccagCAGATAAGAGAATatctatcaaaatatttgcttGTGGGAACAaagaatgtttaaaactaagaacattatatttaatgaatccaattcaataatattttatattaaaagtcttagatgtatattaaacatgttaattatttgattaatgtgcataatttaaatttctaataacTTACTTTCATCTTCAGTAGTATGTGCTCCTTTCTTGATGAAAATATCCAGTTTGACAGGGTGATGAAGCGATCGCTGTATCTTTATTCTAATACAGAGACCTATTAACGTAGCCAAGGAACAGTGGGGGACGGTAGGATTAAATTCCACTCTCAACACGGGAACGTTGTCTTCTGTCGACTCCTTGATGAAAATCCCTTCTTCATAGACGACTTTCAGGTCTTCCAAAGTACTAGGCTTCTCCGGGTCCCGTATCGTCCGCAAAAAGTCTAAAACACCACAACACTAATTAAAACCACAGTAACTTGGAGACAAAAGCCACAAACCACACAAAAACTCAAAACAAACCATAAATCGTCTCTCTCAACTCATTATTGTCCTTGTACCCAAGTTCCTCTAATGTTGCACTTTTGTCCATATAAGCGGGCGTAGCGACTTCTTCCGGCGGCTTCTGCGAGTTGCTTAATGAAAGCTTCGAAAAGAACGATAACATATCGTCAGAAATTAGACTTTGATATTATTACGTTAACGAGTCAGACATgttttgtattcattatagtgttgttaatttatttcgagTATACCATTGATAAAAAACCGATTTATCGATTATCGTTCAAATGAATtagattgttttaaaatgtaatgaattcaatcattacttatttgtaatataaaaaataggcTGATCCTATTCCTGTTAGACTacaacattgttatttattatttgacaaattgaaaatccaaaaatttctcaaattgCACATTGCAAGAGCACCTTGATTTACTAATGGGGTTTGATTGCTCCACCCCAGTGAATTTCTTGATCAGATTACTATAGggaatgtatgaaatatttaatatgcattaattattattaatcaaagataaaatattctttgaaaccaagttttaaatattgtactaTAACACTGTTAATGCTAAATGGACACAATACGAATATATCCATGATATTAAATCATAactgttaaaaattacattgggATAATAGCAGTCCTGAAAACGcagtgttataaaaatatgggCCAAATGTCCCCGACATACTTTACTATGGTTGGAGGATAAATGGAGGACTCCagatataagtgtataatctatgggcAGACTCGTGAGTTGTTAccgttttttttacaattatgcTGAACTGTCAAATTTAGCTCGTATCTACTTTTTTGGGACTTTATTCGTGGCGAATTCTCTATTAATATCTCGTATACAGAGAATACGGAGTACCAGAGTAGATTAATATACATGAAAGAGAATACTCCAaaaagtagtataataatatggaatACTCAATACTTATACCACACTACCGTTccttaatgttaaaatagtaAGCCAAATAGTAAAcctaacgaaaaaaaaaagattttttgtaaatagataattagtttgcccgcggcttcgcacgcgtttaatagatattgttatacgtataaacttcctcttgaatcaatcattttattaaaaaaaactcacaatcaaaatccgttgggtagtttttaagatttaagcatacatagggacagagaaagcgactttttatactatgtagtgattaataTTGGATAAAACCCAGACATTGCATACACGCCATTTCATGATGCGAAACACtaacgaattttattattagactaAGATTGCTTTTTCTGTAACAGCCAGATACTGTTTTCCGATGTGATCTTACGTacgtaatacatttattaatgcaTGTGTTATAAGTCATCCAACGttacatcaaaattattattcattcttGAAATTGAATCAATTAGATTGTAGTAATATCGTCATATATTATTGCATGATTGTTGCCATCTTTCTACTACCTTCTAAACAACCACGATAGCAGAAGTTCCATACAGTCATTTCAAAGCAtttttaccataaaaaaatatatcagcaCCAGCAGCTTCCCGTTCGCTCCCGAATTATCGATATTAGTACCTGATGTGATGTATGACAGTTTGGTCTAGCTACctacaataaaacacaaaaatacttataaagtaattttatttagaattttttaaacgacTTCTTGGATCCCTTGCCTTTGGAGACCTTCAGTACATTGAATCGCACCGTTTTTGAAAGAGGTCTGCATTCTCCAATGGTGACAATGTCTCCTAACTCCACGTctctgaaaatgttaaaaggaaattgttttaaaaacagcattttgaattgaacaagacatttttaatataaaataatatcagatGTTGGGTTAGAACACGTTTTTCGTCAATTAGTCTTCAGAAGACCGTCGTGTGAGTATCATCATTTAAATTCTAACTGAAATAATACTTTCTTTGCATTTGAGTCACATACAAATTTTTGCCAGGATAATATTTTTCGAACCTAaccttaaaatttttagaactagtgcaaatttaaatttatatgggaCTATATAAGGGAgacagttatatatttaaaataataaaaattggtaaCTGTAGggagaaacaaaaaaaaaactgtttttttgaaatcggttgaaaataattgacaAGCATGTTTATAGAGAACAGCCTTTGAAACTGTCATGACAATGCCTTAATAGCTATAGAAAATTTCTGAAatggttttcatttaaaataaaattttacttcaaTTTACATGCTTATCTtgtagtacataatattatgttcaatCTCATTTCCACAAAATTATTCCTAAATAATACACACCTGAAGCAAGGTGATAGATGAACTGACATATTCCTGTGTCTCTTCTCGAATCTGTTGTACTTGGGAAGGTAGTGAAGGTAGTCACGTCTGATGACAATGGTCCTTTGCATCTTCATCTTTTGGACCACTCCAGTAAGGATACGCCCACGAATAGAGACATTGCCAGTGAAGGGACACTTCTTGTCAATATATGTGCCTTCGATTGCCTGTGGATATCATATTGTCTTTAATAAACGCAAATTATCGAGTGACCGATGCATATGAAGATGAGTGTGTAGTTCCTTATAAGAATATAGATAGTGTGAAATCTTTACAGAGCTTTATTTATGATCCATTTGCTGAAGTATTATAGAATTcactgataaataaatttctattagatcagtatatttatactctccaaataatttgttgttatagtaaatatttttataaggaaCAATAAACCAATCAGTGTTGGGTTAAAACACAGTCATCGTCATTTTGTAATCGGAAGACCGTCGTGTGATTATCATCATTTTGGTTCATTTGAAAGCTTTAGCCCCGTAAGCGTTGTATTAGCACTTATAGCTTGAATATGTCATATATCATACATAGCAgtgtgaatttaaattatagatttgTTAGGTTTGTATGTGGTTAATTATtcctaacaaaattataatttaaatacttgttTAGCACAATAAGCTAAGTAATGTGAACCTCCACCAATGCTGTACACTTACAgtgcaatttataataagttcaATTCTTAGCATATTTTACATTtggttaatttttcttaattttatcaaataatataatttatttactcacaTTCAGTGTCAacaatacaaagaaaataatactataactgatttaaaactatactaaTTGAATCATAATTagcatttataaaagtattcaataattgtacatattaatattatacaaaactaaCTCATTGCAGTTTTACTTAGACCGTGAATATGAGTGTACATTATCATTTGTTGTAATTTCACATGCAACTTACCGGTAgcccataatatatatatcatagcaTACAGAGACTGTGAATTATTACGAGCATAACATGAATATACAACAAtcaataattcaattcaattatgaAACTCATTTTTAGGTAGCATTTGTatcaaaaatatcatattgattttgcaaataaatcaatatttttgctACAATACCAAATTATTCTTATGAACTATTAATTGTTGCTTATAATATAACCCAATAGCAACGATGAAGCCACCACCAGCGGACCAATTGTAACTGTGAACTAAACCAGACCTCTCTCGGTGTCTTGAAACCCAGACCAACATTCTTATGATGCCGCATGTCCTTCTTCTTCAGCCCTCCCTTACGGTTCAGGAACACCGTAACCTGTTTCTGAAACGCTTTCTCTGTCTACAGAAAAAAGAAATCACACATTAGTATCACACAGCAGTTTACCTCTCGTGGTGTTTTGAAACCGAGGCCCACATCTTTGTGGTATCTCAAAGGTTTACGGCTACGTTTCACACCGATCCCTTTTTTACGGTTCAAGAACACCGTTGGTTGTTTTTGGAAGGAACGTTCGGTCTGCAATCGGTAATTACAATTAGAGGTTTAAAATTGAGGATGTTAAAGTGTTGGATATTTTCAGTGGCGAAAGGTTTAAAGGTAACTagttaaatcatatttttctgtattaaCAATTTGTTGTAAGTTACATTACCTGTTGGGTGTTACATATTGTAGTAGAGTGCTATCTTAGATATAACCTAAGATTTTAACTGGTATAGTAAATTTACGATAAATATTGGTTTGAAATATCAATATGCAAGTTTACTATTAAGTTTAGAAGTTTAAATATggattttattgtacaaattaaataatgatggAAGTTCTGAGCCGATTCCCACGTGGAtgaaaacaacaaacacattttcacTTAAAAGTGTAAGAActgtaaattgtattaaaattttatatttaacacttttttaCCACTAAAAtggcaaaataattataatattattcaagaaaaacaatttaatttgcgAGAAACTCGGCACCTACCTGATCCGCCATTTTGCTTGACAATGAAAAGAACTGTCACAGATAAAACATTTGCTAAGAGTACGATGAAATTTGGATAGATAACaaaaacagtaaatatatcgataaattattttaaatgaaaaataacatttaaatttattttgtgtaattcAATCAATacgttatttgaaatatacaattcCTTGTAGTGCCgacaaaattatgaaaaaataaaaagaaaaaataactacCTAACGAAAATTTGTTTTCGTAACTTTACGAACGaagacttttattaaaaagtcgAAGTGTCAAAAGCGcaaaaattgttatgaaaatattgaacGGCTTCtgaaatttagaattattgtGAATTATGATATTGTCTTTTACTTAATTCATGTAATTTTTACTCATATTCATTCTTATagattttttacttattttctttgttttaaatatagtgcGCTTAACAGTTTATGTGCAAGAGTAATGTCTAGCTTTTGCCATTTGTTTTGTGACGaaagacaatattattttatttgatatggaAGAAGTGAGGCAATTGGTGCAAGAGGAAGGTCGGGAAGCTAGGAATTTGGTGGCTTTTCATGTCGCCGTGGATTCACCAGGTATTTTGCAATGAATTTATGTTTACGGCCTTCATCTTTTGTACTTACTATAACGTGGGTGTAGAATCTATACAAACAGTGTTACCAAGTATGAAGAAAGATTGatcaatatgttattaatactGGATGCAGACGGCGATTGATATGCTATATTTACGACTATTGATTTTATTCAGTCTGGCTTTAATGTATGGCTAATCTTTTATTatcatgtttttgttttgatgcTTTTATCTTTGTGCccgttaatttaatttgattttaaatcgCTATAgtaaataatctattaaaataagttgCAGTGACTCcgaaagatatataaaaaaatttgattagcattatacaaaaatgtaatcaaaataAGCATAAAAAACACTTAGtcacttttttttcttacatagGTAAACATGTATGTTGTAGGTGAATGTTAATCTGACTTATATTGACCCCTGTATTTGCACTCTGAACCACTGTAGAAATGGTTGAATTttgaaacatacatataaataactatgtgttggtataaaaacaaaatataactcCAATTCAGTCAAAGTTGCCAAGTGGTGCCATGGTATGGGGAATgaaatgacatattttttactctttattattaaaaaaatctctttattattaaacgttTAATGTCACCTACAAAAGAAATACTTATAAAGAATGGAGAGTAAACttatgttttatgataaaGATGAATTGGTTTCTGCACACAGACTTTCATGAAGTGGGTTAAATGTGCTCAATGATGTTCTAAAGcaatttaaagaaacattaGGTAATATTATTGGTTGATTCGTTGACCACTTCTTGAGTCAtgcatttcatataaatattgatgatTAATATGTCATGAAAATGGTTTTAAATTACATGATGCTTTCTTTTGAACTGTTGAATagatttgtattaattttgttcagtgatgatattataaattgcagttttttgatagaatattttatgaaccaattattcatatcaatatattatatgatattaacgAATAATTTCCATATTATGTCATAGCTAATAAGTAGTAATAAGCAGTATTGGcacagtggtgagaacctcagattttaaaatcgataagtaaggggttcgagaccaggtgAATGcacaggaaataaattgatttttcaattaatctgCGCATGTaaaacatcaccactgctctaaattgtgaaggaaaacatcgtgaagaaactGGATGggggattatggcctgaaccctaaggaggcctgtgtccacgcagtgggaacatgtatgagctgataatgatgatgaataagtAGTAGAAAATTTTGTCATAATTTACCCAATGGTTGGGTACAAACAGAATATTTTCCCctcttaaaaacaatttaatggaATGGTCTGTTTTCTGTTACAACACATTTTCACTAGGTAAACTAGTTGTATAATGAGCCTATTTATTTCTAGTCtcgaatttacaaaatataaactagagtttataacaatttttttttcatttttatttctagcgTCCAAAGTATCCCGCAAGCCGCCCCGCTCGCTtccgcccgcgccgcgccctGTTCCGCGCACGTCCCGCCTTCGCTCCGCGTCCGCGGGCCGCGATAAGCGATCCGAGTTACGGGCGCGGTACTGGGCCTTGCTATTCGGTGATTTGCAGCGGGCGGTGAGTTGTTCTCAATATAAAAGTGAGACAATTTGGctgattctataattaaagcgagtttgttagttttttttagttatattaatttatatttttacaaacataattgCATATACAATACCTGGGTAAACTAATTATGTGAAATACAAGGTGCATCGGCAGGAACCATGAATAAAGTATAGATCATATTGATTCATAGATTGAGGTCACTTGTTATAGAGTATTACAGTCACTGTCTGCCTTGTGTTGAATGTTTAATGAGTTTAAGGCTTTATTGGATTGTTTAGAACGTTTGAAATTGAGTGGCAGTCTATTAAGTGTTATGAATGCCTTATAAGAGTAagttgtttgaaaaaaatgttcctaatttatttctgtaagTAGGATTATAGGAGCaggtagtaaaataaatacaaatgtttgttGCGAATGTATAATTCAGCCTGATTTTCTGCAATTTgcttaatgaatatatagatgaagttatttttatacattatatgtacatataaacatttacttatGTATAGAGTGATCTCtaggaatattataaattcgcaaatcatatattattcttactttttctttaaatttgttacGATGTCTTTGTTACAGATTGGTGAAATATACAACACTGTTGAAGCTAACGAGAATCTAAATGAGTGCCAAGAAGTAATCCTAGTTTTGGAGAACTATACACGCGATTTCAAAGCTTTAGCGGAATGGTTCAGGCTGAAATGGGAATACGACAACACTCCCCCACCACAGAGGCCGCAAAGCTTAGCGTGGGAGATACGGAAGACTGATTTTGTTAAACCAGAACCGAGACGGGCTTATTCGGTTAAGAGTTCTCCAACTGTGTCAGGCAAAAACAGCCCCTGCCTCTCCGGACATAATACACCGAGTGGTAAAAACAGCCCGAACCTAACGGGTAAAGCGAGTCCCGGAAGTGGTAAAATTAGCCCAAGGATTTCCTCAAGCCATTCCAGTACTAGTCCAAAAGCGAACATAGAGTTCTTTAGCAACAAAATCAATGCTTCTAAAGTGACAGCCAAGCCAGAGCCTAAAATTGCTAAAGAACTTTCACGGCTTTctgatattaaagaaaaagatataaaagaaacatgTGAAGATGTTTccattataaaagaaaatggagTAAAGGACAAAGAAGAGCCATTTAAAcctaaaattattgaaataggtCATGCAAAATTGAGCCCTAGTGCTTCGCCTAAATTAGTGGTGGTAAAATCTCACAAATCCAAAACTAATacagatacaaaaaaacaaaatgaagatATTTCCTGCCAGGCTAAATCTACTATTGATAAACTGAACGCGATGGAATCGGAGTACTTACAAAAACAacttgttgaaaataaaacaaagaacgACAACATGCTTAATAGGGATTTGGAAATTGAGCAACAGGCAAGCCTCGTGAAGGAAAACAAAGAGGAAATCGCTGTGGACGATAAAGATAGAGAGTTAAATGACTCTCCAACAAAATCTGAAGATAATTTTGCTGATGTTTCAAGCGATAGTTCTCCAAAATCCATAGCTAACGATAAAACAGCGATTGTGAACGTTAATGTAGAAAATTCAGAAAATAGAgacgatattttaaatgaaatggatattaaaaatgattatgagAATTCGAGTCCATCATGTATTGATGTAAAGATGGAAATCAGTACAGAAagcattattattgttaccGAAGactttaatatagaaaatatcaaCGAAAAAGAAACAAGCCTGAATGCCACAACCAATGATTCACTTTCGGATTATAAAGAACTTGCTGAAAAGGAAGAAGCAAAGGAAGCCATGGATATCAAAGTAAAAGATGACTCAAATCAAGACTCTAAAGAGAGTGGCAattcaattgataaaaaagATGAAACTGAATCTGCCAaggattcaataaaaaatatagaagatGTTGCTGCaccaacaaaattaaatgaactaGAAAAAAACACCAGTAAAGAACAGGATAATAAAAAGTCTGAAGCTAAACCGACATCTAAACCTGCATATTCCCAAGCGGCAGCAAAACCTAAAgccatttataatactaaatctGAAGTGAAAACACCTATACGGCTTGCACGAAGTTCAACTGTTGTTGAGATACGTCCGCCAGTGCCAAAAGTAATTCGCCCATTTCAAAAAAAAGTACAGACAAACAAATGCAGTTACCCCTTCAACTTAACTACAGGAAGGACTAGCTTATTCGATGCAACTCCTTCACCTAATGTGAATCGAGGGCAAGTGGTGCCAAGAAAATCAACAGCTAGAAATATTCACATGGGCGCAGGAGACGCTAAGTTAGTCACAAATCGACCTATCCTTAAAGCTAGATCAAGACCCACTTCATTGAGAGATAACGAAAAAGGCGATAAACGCGAAAAAGTCAGCACATTCCTGGAAAAAGTTGGTCATCGCAAAACTTCTGTCCCCAATTCGGAAATGAATAGAAACGAGTCGAATGAAAGTATAAAAACTCTGGTACCTGAAGATTTGaaagatgatgatgacgtTAATTCTATAGAAGTATTTAACGTGGATAGTAAGAATGATAATGATGGATGGCTGACTGTTAAATCAAGGCGTGAATCAAAGAAACAATCCAAAACCTATTGGGCTAATAGATTCCGACAACCATCTGCCACTGCAAGCTTGCCAACATTAAACATGCTAGAATCGCCTAAAGAAGAAACAAAGTCAATTGTTGAATATGAAGTGAACAAGACGGATCGAGCAAAATCTGAACAACCTCAAAAGATAGATAAAgataaggaaaagaaaacggatAAAATAGTTAAAGTTGCAGCTAAACCTAAAAGTGAAGGTAAACAGAAAGATCCAGCGATGAGACGTCAGAAGTCCGATGTGACTGGATTGAAAACTCGCGTGTCTAAAAACAAGGTTCTTACCAAAAAGGCTGAGAAAACTAAAGGGGTACCAAAGGAAACGAAAAATCGATTACACTCCTCTTTAGAAAGTCTCACAATGGGGCTGAGTCGATCGCAAGAGAGCGTGCACGAAGAATTTGATTTCGACAAATGGAAGGCAGAATTCAAATCGACATTCAACTTCCTAGATGACGACGATCATATATCTGACCACAATGAGATATTGAAGTCCGCTGATCCGTCTGAGATGTCGGAGATTGCGGAAATGACGTCACAGATTGAGGAGAACGAGAGGAAAATCAGTCTTGCGTTGGATTTCCAGTCGGAAGTCGATCAGCGGAAACTTTGCGAGGAAGAAGATCTATTGAATAGACAGATAATGGAGCTACAACAGGTTTCTGATATTGAATTGGATACGGAAACGGATGATACTGAGGTAGGGATTACTCGAATTACTcattctgattttttttttaatatatgtataaagacttgtaaataataagctaattagaaattattgGAAAGAGTATTCAGAGTACCTAATTTTTTGTcgaactaaatataatacctacataNNNNNNNNNNNNNNNNNNNNNNNN
Proteins encoded in this region:
- the LOC119836658 gene encoding MIP18 family protein galla-1 — encoded protein: MLSFFSKLSLSNSQKPPEEVATPAYMDKSATLEELGYKDNNELRETIYDFLRTIRDPEKPSTLEDLKVVYEEGIFIKESTEDNVPVLRVEFNPTVPHCSLATLIGLCIRIKIQRSLHHPVKLDIFIKKGAHTTEDEINKQINDKERIAAAMENPNLRNLVESCIADEE
- the LOC119836665 gene encoding 40S ribosomal protein S11 isoform X1 codes for the protein MADQTERSFQKQPTVFLNRKKGIGVKRSRKPLRYHKDVGLGFKTPREAIEGTYIDKKCPFTGNVSIRGRILTGVVQKMKMQRTIVIRRDYLHYLPKYNRFEKRHRNMSVHLSPCFRDVELGDIVTIGECRPLSKTVRFNVLKVSKGKGSKKSFKKF
- the LOC119836665 gene encoding 40S ribosomal protein S11 isoform X2, which produces MADQTEKAFQKQVTVFLNRKGGLKKKDMRHHKNVGLGFKTPREAIEGTYIDKKCPFTGNVSIRGRILTGVVQKMKMQRTIVIRRDYLHYLPKYNRFEKRHRNMSVHLSPCFRDVELGDIVTIGECRPLSKTVRFNVLKVSKGKGSKKSFKKF
- the LOC119836626 gene encoding uncharacterized protein LOC119836626, which codes for MEEVRQLVQEEGREARNLVAFHVAVDSPASKVSRKPPRSLPPAPRPVPRTSRLRSASAGRDKRSELRARYWALLFGDLQRAIGEIYNTVEANENLNECQEVILVLENYTRDFKALAEWFRLKWEYDNTPPPQRPQSLAWEIRKTDFVKPEPRRAYSVKSSPTVSGKNSPCLSGHNTPSGKNSPNLTGKASPGSGKISPRISSSHSSTSPKANIEFFSNKINASKVTAKPEPKIAKELSRLSDIKEKDIKETCEDVSIIKENGVKDKEEPFKPKIIEIGHAKLSPSASPKLVVVKSHKSKTNTDTKKQNEDISCQAKSTIDKLNAMESEYLQKQLVENKTKNDNMLNRDLEIEQQASLVKENKEEIAVDDKDRELNDSPTKSEDNFADVSSDSSPKSIANDKTAIVNVNVENSENRDDILNEMDIKNDYENSSPSCIDVKMEISTESIIIVTEDFNIENINEKETSLNATTNDSLSDYKELAEKEEAKEAMDIKVKDDSNQDSKESGNSIDKKDETESAKDSIKNIEDVAAPTKLNELEKNTSKEQDNKKSEAKPTSKPAYSQAAAKPKAIYNTKSEVKTPIRLARSSTVVEIRPPVPKVIRPFQKKVQTNKCSYPFNLTTGRTSLFDATPSPNVNRGQVVPRKSTARNIHMGAGDAKLVTNRPILKARSRPTSLRDNEKGDKREKVSTFLEKVGHRKTSVPNSEMNRNESNESIKTLVPEDLKDDDDVNSIEVFNVDSKNDNDGWLTVKSRRESKKQSKTYWANRFRQPSATASLPTLNMLESPKEETKSIVEYEVNKTDRAKSEQPQKIDKDKEKKTDKIVKVAAKPKSEGKQKDPAMRRQKSDVTGLKTRVSKNKVLTKKAEKTKGVPKETKNRLHSSLESLTMGLSRSQESVHEEFDFDKWKAEFKSTFNFLDDDDHISDHNEILKSADPSEMSEIAEMTSQIEENERKISLALDFQSEVDQRKLCEEEDLLNRQIMELQQVSDIELDTETDDTETDAEIPLEEPVPTPVPISESLGSLAASLEDQYETALAGMSWAERVDTLVVLEALVARDPGRAQQLHAKLSQGIKRRGSLQDALRRLQAKQARAERQRMEFQTEKSKRIHQLLARVEEVKVAKNQLIEEKKSRMERRLQKAAENRDQHLKDIVRKAHDEEEKLREIAFIKQLEAENRRHEFLEQCRSHTARLRLMRRDRLAKLEQKAAREAAVGARRQALEAARKLQMENLIEKRKERDARLEEMKEQKRQERDDAAREKAEAVKSRLSALAEAAELEADMLRSRIRDKQDASLLRHSSHLQAIREKATGPRQPTTSESQEKEMAEELEREELEKKEKEKQKSIKKKARKMKQKLLSSGSKKTVFDTHVPNQIEKMPTPFMIKTNKLVGQLNNVLQTLRSATKKIENDNKKKPKKNHEKNVESDENDENCNNKKKPKPNNVKADSCEKETLQNGDLNERTGNLTSTEVPNGHDDVNATIDNNNDETSNAHVKSKKKKAKNNDTDEKVPNGQEPSCSKKKKNVKRDLDTESSSSRKKKKKNKDILSELDIDFDEDNKKRRKRNRNHDLANLLSDISKCKGRKEFNTGIDAHIVEKLLNELNRSVEKLESDSSESAALQRYAAVKVTYELLGLIAERDDVAAILSTKCVMVGVTLLSRTLTSCPVLGSQLAPTDMCVHLITLLADLLEKDLKSDPKLMELAKQIADCLSVSFDAVLCTSRIFDESPSKAPEDAECLNMFRIRTHQFITYLCLSGCLERAEKAGEARESIQTLLTVCADLCHPCAVDTGKEREAARQALKGALGPGVCGSRDEFCGLFARGAALARCGGFVRAWDNGIQMGLTVCPQEAFGEGGWPIEFRAAVARLLSQHAPNDKEAPRKNTLRLSNERLDQRLSETMVLDLIVLVGFVVVNNPQLQEAICEGWSVVKTLCTLPANWLVSRSRSHALLPTLIALSEYPACAAAIASELSMTMLEEFLDNPEAQYLKLVQVIKQGRAKKPGKK